Proteins encoded by one window of Anaerolineales bacterium:
- a CDS encoding PD40 domain-containing protein: MTLGRLAYTKNGVLHILDIESGGVTVIDDGSQQMHSPTWHPEGTFVAYASSVIMAVRLEDMRSRPVSPIDQPAAFPVWHPSGRLMLYDIQGTGIHLHSLETDKIQFLPLGNLSIQAACHPDQQQIAFVGVIDGEKHICTVDLKCLDDQNCPTAVAQLTRAGRYNHAPSYSPDGTRIAFERFLEGGEHWAIMTMNTDGSDLQQITPAGVDAHHPTWGPGGNYLAFERVEKDVHSIHLIYADGSGMRGLTSDGEREPAWWFEG; the protein is encoded by the coding sequence ATGACACTTGGCAGACTTGCCTACACGAAAAACGGGGTACTCCATATCCTCGATATTGAAAGCGGGGGTGTTACCGTCATTGATGACGGGTCACAGCAAATGCACAGCCCAACGTGGCATCCTGAGGGGACGTTCGTCGCCTATGCCAGCAGCGTGATCATGGCGGTGCGCTTGGAGGACATGCGCTCCCGCCCCGTCAGCCCCATCGATCAACCGGCAGCCTTCCCCGTTTGGCATCCGAGCGGGCGGCTGATGCTCTATGATATTCAGGGGACGGGTATCCACCTCCACAGCCTAGAGACGGACAAGATACAGTTTCTTCCGTTGGGAAATCTCTCCATACAGGCAGCCTGTCACCCCGATCAGCAGCAGATTGCCTTTGTTGGCGTGATCGACGGCGAGAAACACATCTGCACCGTTGATTTGAAATGCCTAGATGATCAGAACTGCCCAACAGCGGTAGCACAGTTGACCCGCGCCGGACGATACAACCACGCCCCAAGCTACAGCCCCGATGGAACGCGCATCGCCTTTGAGCGCTTTCTCGAAGGGGGCGAACACTGGGCGATCATGACCATGAACACCGATGGGAGCGACCTTCAACAGATCACGCCAGCGGGCGTTGATGCGCACCACCCCACATGGGGACCGGGCGGGAATTACCTCGCCTTTGAGCGGGTAGAGAAGGACGTTCACTCTATCCATCTGATCTATGCCGATGGGAGTGGAATGCGGGGTTTAACCTCCGATGGCGAGCGTGAGCCGGCGTGGTGGTTTGAGGGGTAA
- a CDS encoding biotin--[acetyl-CoA-carboxylase] ligase, which yields MPLSQESLDAVLGLRPFRFFPQIDSTNDHARAWLLEGAPAGAVVIADEQTTGRGRFQRTWNAPPGTAILMSVILRPEVAPSKLGRATMVGAVSVAEALATVPSLPMEMIGLKYPNDVLLVGRKVAGILAEAVWEGDRLVGVVLGIGLNVRIDFTGTALATAATSIERVTGVSIHRTDLADRLLKRVDHWAARIGERSLFNAWRGRLTTLGQRVSVRLSGDDTWAIQGLAQDVDEEGALIVRDDSGADHRIIAGDVTLQS from the coding sequence ATGCCTTTGAGCCAAGAGTCGCTGGATGCTGTCTTAGGGTTGCGTCCATTTCGCTTTTTTCCCCAAATCGACAGCACAAATGACCACGCCCGCGCCTGGTTATTAGAGGGTGCGCCCGCCGGAGCGGTGGTCATTGCTGACGAACAAACCACAGGGCGCGGACGGTTTCAGCGCACATGGAACGCCCCCCCCGGTACAGCTATTCTGATGAGTGTGATTCTTCGCCCGGAGGTTGCTCCCTCCAAACTTGGGCGGGCGACGATGGTGGGGGCAGTCTCGGTAGCCGAGGCTCTCGCCACCGTCCCTAGCCTGCCTATGGAGATGATCGGCTTAAAATATCCCAACGATGTGCTGCTGGTGGGGCGCAAGGTGGCGGGTATCCTTGCTGAGGCAGTGTGGGAGGGTGATCGTCTTGTTGGGGTTGTGTTAGGCATTGGCTTGAATGTGCGCATCGATTTCACCGGAACGGCATTGGCAACCGCTGCCACTAGTATCGAGCGGGTGACGGGTGTCTCCATCCACCGCACAGACCTTGCAGATCGCCTCCTAAAACGTGTTGATCATTGGGCGGCGCGAATTGGCGAGCGCTCTCTCTTTAATGCCTGGCGTGGACGCCTGACCACACTTGGGCAGCGCGTTAGTGTCCGTCTTAGCGGGGATGACACATGGGCAATTCAGGGGCTGGCACAGGATGTTGACGAAGAAGGGGCGTTGATTGTCCGCGATGATTCCGGTGCGGATCACCGCATTATTGCCGGCGATGTGACCTTACAGAGCTAG
- a CDS encoding alpha/beta hydrolase: MMNPPDHETYRVLAHRSLIQLRDWRGGAPPVVFLHSITANSLLALRLGALLSPRWRVIAPDLRGRGGSDAPFGEYSPQGHVKDMLAVLDTLGIETFILAGHSFGAMLSVLIAAHHPERVAKVILFDGGASPDPTAAQALTLYYDSIPYRYPDSDAYVNRFKGSPLYQPWTDELEALIRSNLTLQPDGTYIRSIARYVLEAERKPENLVQLAELDALHAKIACPVLIVRAGMGMFSVDDPLLSEDILAKMVKAFPNARAVTIPDAGHTSLMTIPSTIRDQALITFLERA, translated from the coding sequence ATGATGAATCCTCCCGATCACGAAACGTATCGCGTCCTCGCCCACCGGTCCCTGATCCAACTCCGTGATTGGCGGGGGGGAGCGCCGCCCGTCGTCTTTCTGCACAGCATCACTGCAAATAGCTTATTAGCGCTCCGTTTGGGGGCGCTGCTCTCCCCTCGCTGGCGGGTGATCGCCCCTGATTTACGTGGGCGCGGTGGGAGCGATGCCCCGTTTGGCGAATACAGCCCGCAGGGGCATGTAAAGGATATGCTGGCGGTGCTGGACACCCTCGGTATCGAGACCTTCATCCTTGCCGGACATTCCTTCGGGGCAATGCTCAGCGTCCTCATCGCCGCGCACCACCCAGAGCGGGTGGCAAAAGTGATCCTTTTTGATGGGGGCGCATCGCCCGATCCAACCGCTGCCCAAGCCCTGACGCTCTACTATGATTCGATTCCCTACCGCTACCCAGATAGCGATGCCTATGTGAATCGCTTCAAGGGATCACCCCTTTACCAACCCTGGACAGACGAATTGGAAGCACTTATCCGCAGCAACCTCACCCTTCAGCCAGATGGGACGTACATCCGCAGCATTGCCCGCTATGTTTTGGAGGCAGAGCGCAAACCGGAAAATCTGGTACAGTTGGCAGAACTAGACGCGCTGCACGCAAAGATTGCCTGTCCAGTCTTGATCGTTCGTGCGGGTATGGGGATGTTCAGCGTGGACGATCCGCTGCTGAGCGAGGATATCTTAGCCAAAATGGTCAAGGCATTTCCCAACGCCCGCGCCGTGACCATTCCTGATGCGGGGCATACTAGCCTGATGACAATTCCTAGCACCATCCGCGATCAGGCGTTGATCACATTTTTGGAGCGAGCATAA
- a CDS encoding glycosyltransferase: protein MTPQRLLFLMSDTGGGHRAAARAIQAALEETTPGGYTFASVDVWKEYFPPPFNRMPTTYTAWVNASPRSYGAQYWLNDRLFRLKPISAAYCAFMSGRMRRMYTDYPADVVVCVHSVFVRPAVQALRRMNAAIPFVTVITDWALPTVLWYDPRPLRCCVPTDRAFARGKALGIPEAQMIITGAPIHPKFTKITQTKAEARAALGWSAKARIVLMVAGGDGMGPLVETAQAVDALDTPCELVIVAGRNAEMKTALEGIQWRHKAHLYGFVETMPAFMRAADVIITKAGPATITEAAAMGLPLILNGAIPHQETPNIDYVIERGAGVYAPGAERAAAAVAELFSDDGSRLKELSANLVRIAQPDAVWRIAEVIQAAARP, encoded by the coding sequence ATGACCCCACAACGCCTTCTTTTCCTCATGTCCGATACAGGTGGCGGGCATCGCGCCGCCGCCCGCGCCATTCAAGCTGCCCTAGAGGAGACCACTCCCGGCGGATATACCTTCGCGTCGGTTGATGTGTGGAAAGAGTATTTTCCGCCGCCGTTCAACCGAATGCCCACCACCTACACAGCGTGGGTGAACGCCAGTCCGCGCAGCTATGGGGCGCAGTATTGGCTGAATGATCGCCTCTTTCGGTTGAAGCCGATCAGTGCCGCTTACTGCGCCTTCATGTCGGGACGGATGAGGCGGATGTACACCGATTATCCCGCCGATGTCGTCGTCTGCGTCCATAGTGTGTTCGTCCGCCCGGCGGTGCAGGCGCTCCGCCGGATGAACGCCGCGATTCCCTTTGTTACGGTGATTACCGATTGGGCGCTGCCCACCGTCTTATGGTATGACCCCCGTCCGCTGCGGTGTTGTGTGCCAACAGATCGCGCCTTTGCGCGGGGAAAAGCCTTAGGTATTCCCGAAGCACAGATGATCATTACCGGAGCGCCGATCCACCCCAAATTTACAAAAATAACCCAAACAAAGGCAGAAGCGCGGGCGGCGTTGGGCTGGTCAGCCAAGGCGCGGATCGTTCTCATGGTGGCGGGCGGTGATGGGATGGGTCCCCTTGTGGAGACGGCGCAAGCGGTGGACGCTTTGGACACCCCCTGCGAATTGGTCATTGTGGCAGGGCGCAACGCCGAAATGAAAACGGCATTGGAGGGAATTCAATGGCGGCATAAGGCGCACCTTTATGGGTTTGTGGAGACCATGCCCGCCTTCATGCGTGCCGCCGATGTAATCATCACGAAGGCGGGACCGGCAACGATCACTGAGGCGGCAGCAATGGGACTGCCGCTCATCCTGAATGGGGCTATCCCCCACCAAGAAACGCCCAACATTGATTATGTTATTGAACGCGGGGCGGGGGTTTATGCGCCGGGAGCAGAACGAGCAGCAGCGGCAGTTGCCGAGCTTTTCAGCGATGACGGCTCACGGCTGAAGGAACTCTCAGCAAATCTCGTCCGGATTGCCCAACCCGATGCGGTTTGGCGCATTGCCGAGGTGATCCAAGCCGCCGCCCGCCCCTAG
- a CDS encoding WXG100 family type VII secretion target — protein sequence MTAQIIQSRYDELAKIVKTFQQHANEVSNLTKTVQSCVDALAAGGWVGEGATRFVNEMREIIFPGFYRLDNVLQEASGATGKIIQVFHEAEDDAGRLFGGQGGANGTGSGANGSGGPSGGTNPNAPAPPTRKPGEVTSAFPPVTNGAVPLYLLDMDNPNFDAQKFIRELNTGGRPVIFMAHGYNVSDAEAKAGYINAADWYSKQYGHLPPEQRPVIVGVDWASSSIKFAKDAGYAEANTSAISTGQRFGQLLEQYNTFHPESSVNVVAHSLGNRMFMEGVATANVKVDNYLAVQAAVNNDFFEPGGRYNSSLGTEIKRMGQTYTPNDQALNVHEFFGYGDATGHSKLNAGHFPVQSYNMQGTDSVKVINLPFGKTITIPTGTNHYNYDAPEIRPIVVDFFGRNFDRR from the coding sequence ATGACAGCACAGATTATTCAAAGTCGGTACGACGAATTGGCGAAAATCGTTAAAACCTTTCAACAACACGCCAATGAGGTCAGCAATTTAACAAAAACGGTTCAGTCGTGTGTAGATGCCCTTGCCGCCGGAGGCTGGGTGGGCGAAGGGGCTACTCGTTTTGTCAACGAGATGCGTGAAATTATCTTCCCCGGTTTTTACCGCCTTGATAATGTCCTTCAGGAAGCGAGCGGGGCGACGGGAAAGATCATTCAGGTCTTTCACGAGGCGGAGGATGACGCCGGGCGGCTTTTCGGCGGGCAAGGCGGCGCAAATGGGACGGGTTCAGGGGCGAATGGCAGCGGTGGACCAAGCGGCGGGACGAATCCCAACGCGCCTGCCCCGCCCACGCGCAAACCGGGTGAGGTGACCAGCGCCTTCCCGCCCGTAACAAACGGCGCCGTCCCGCTGTATCTTCTCGATATGGATAACCCCAATTTTGACGCCCAAAAGTTCATCCGCGAGTTGAACACAGGCGGACGCCCGGTGATTTTCATGGCGCACGGTTACAACGTGAGCGATGCCGAAGCAAAGGCGGGGTACATCAACGCGGCGGATTGGTACTCCAAGCAGTATGGGCATTTGCCGCCAGAGCAGCGTCCTGTCATTGTCGGTGTCGATTGGGCGTCCAGCAGTATCAAATTTGCCAAAGACGCCGGCTATGCCGAGGCGAACACAAGCGCCATCAGCACCGGGCAGCGCTTCGGACAGCTTTTGGAACAGTACAACACCTTCCATCCCGAAAGCAGCGTGAATGTTGTCGCCCACAGTTTGGGCAACCGGATGTTTATGGAGGGCGTCGCCACTGCCAATGTGAAGGTCGATAATTACCTTGCCGTGCAAGCCGCCGTCAACAACGATTTCTTTGAACCCGGTGGGCGTTACAATAGCTCGCTAGGGACGGAGATCAAGCGGATGGGGCAAACCTATACCCCCAACGATCAGGCGCTCAATGTCCATGAATTCTTTGGCTATGGCGATGCGACGGGTCACAGCAAACTGAACGCCGGACATTTCCCCGTGCAGTCGTATAACATGCAAGGGACAGACAGCGTAAAGGTGATCAACCTCCCCTTTGGCAAGACGATCACCATTCCCACCGGCACAAATCACTACAACTACGACGCCCCCGAAATACGTCCTATCGTCGTGGACTTCTTCGGCAGAAACTTTGATCGGCGCTAA
- a CDS encoding trypsin-like peptidase domain-containing protein yields the protein MNDDNPTPRSSYDAYDHHDPYTEENESHWLEGWDEGYSADSSEPHPRTWLGTMVRFSIGAFTALALASAALFTNIPLTTPSAKGWGETTALSANMRPVEVEGGFASAQVPTPTPVPPFIVSQAEAYQQTLINVFARAESSVVNVEVVTANTFDEADSSGSGFVYDMQGYIITNAHVVRDATRIDVTFRDGYSASAAIIGIDNYSDLAVIQVKIDARHLFPLSLGDSSDLKVGQTVIAIGNPFGLLSSMTTGVISATGRTLNSARMISPRTRTAYQNPSIIQTDAQINPGNSGGPLLNLYGEVIGVNTAIRSETGIFQGIGFAVPVNTVKRVIPQLISKGRADYTWLGITAISPQNTGLSGITVASLAELYALPVDYGVLVSDVVPNSPAARAGLQGGSRTVVIRGVNVTIGGDIIIAINSVPIRDFDQLIGYLVANTSPGDVVTLTLYRGATLVEVDITLEARPAE from the coding sequence ATGAATGACGACAACCCAACACCCCGCAGCAGCTATGACGCCTATGACCATCATGATCCTTATACAGAGGAAAATGAATCCCATTGGTTAGAGGGATGGGATGAGGGATATAGCGCCGATAGCAGTGAGCCTCACCCCAGAACATGGCTTGGAACGATGGTGCGCTTTAGTATAGGAGCATTCACCGCGTTGGCGCTTGCCAGTGCTGCCCTGTTCACGAACATTCCGCTAACCACACCAAGCGCCAAAGGGTGGGGAGAAACCACCGCTCTGAGTGCGAATATGCGCCCCGTCGAGGTTGAAGGTGGTTTTGCCTCGGCACAAGTGCCGACACCAACACCTGTTCCCCCCTTTATTGTCTCCCAAGCCGAGGCGTACCAACAAACCCTGATCAATGTGTTTGCCCGTGCCGAGTCCTCTGTCGTCAATGTTGAGGTGGTGACAGCGAACACCTTTGACGAAGCTGATTCCAGCGGATCGGGGTTTGTCTATGATATGCAGGGTTATATCATCACGAATGCCCATGTTGTTCGGGATGCCACACGGATCGATGTCACCTTCCGCGATGGCTATTCCGCCAGTGCTGCAATCATTGGTATTGATAATTACAGCGATCTCGCCGTAATCCAAGTAAAGATTGATGCCCGTCACCTTTTCCCTCTCTCTCTGGGTGATTCCTCAGATTTAAAAGTGGGGCAAACGGTGATTGCCATTGGCAACCCCTTTGGCTTGCTCAGTTCGATGACGACGGGGGTGATCAGTGCCACCGGACGCACCCTGAATTCCGCCCGAATGATCAGCCCCCGGACGCGCACAGCTTATCAGAATCCCTCGATTATCCAAACGGACGCTCAGATTAATCCGGGCAATTCCGGCGGACCTCTCCTGAATCTTTATGGCGAGGTGATTGGCGTCAACACGGCGATCCGCAGCGAAACAGGGATATTTCAGGGCATTGGGTTCGCCGTGCCAGTGAATACCGTCAAGCGCGTCATCCCCCAGTTGATTAGCAAAGGGCGGGCGGACTACACGTGGTTGGGAATCACGGCGATCAGCCCTCAAAATACAGGCTTAAGCGGGATCACCGTTGCCTCACTTGCCGAACTCTATGCCCTTCCGGTAGATTATGGGGTCTTGGTCAGCGATGTTGTCCCCAATTCGCCTGCTGCCCGTGCTGGCTTGCAAGGGGGCAGCCGAACGGTAGTCATTCGCGGGGTGAATGTGACGATTGGCGGTGATATTATTATTGCCATCAACAGTGTCCCCATCCGCGATTTTGATCAATTGATTGGCTATCTCGTGGCGAACACCTCGCCGGGAGATGTTGTCACTCTCACACTTTATCGCGGAGCAACGCTTGTTGAGGTTGACATCACACTAGAAGCACGCCCAGCGGAGTAA
- a CDS encoding M28 family peptidase, whose product MNNPTFRAELLMRHMTVLCKDIGPRPPCSPREKLAAEYVKKELAALGISAVTEQPFKSQRSIAESAVPLMGLAAGGVLLGALGGRLGRLIGGAAWIAGALGIRDLLGATAHPIQRLVATGDSQNVIATIPPSGEVKRRLFLVGHLDTNQALPLFPPTPTYLMRPLNTVSLAGSILGGALMIRSALRRKPRLPKWVWVVGASLVPNLFIVNSPAPHIEGANDNATAVSVLLGVAAALREAPLQHTEVTLLFTGCEEVGCYGLQAYLKDYAPSKHRSYFLDLEMVGAGNIAYVTKHGVSAFNDYRPSPIMAAAAGKAAQKHPTLNVCGRDMVIVEEVAPLVREGYHALCIAGYNAEGYLPNWHRETDQLDRIEPGTLARAAQYTWAVMAEIDTLND is encoded by the coding sequence ATGAATAACCCCACGTTCCGCGCTGAATTGCTGATGCGCCATATGACGGTGCTTTGCAAGGATATTGGTCCGCGTCCGCCATGTTCCCCCCGTGAAAAACTGGCGGCGGAGTATGTCAAAAAGGAATTGGCAGCGCTAGGGATCAGCGCTGTTACTGAACAGCCTTTCAAAAGCCAACGTAGCATTGCCGAGAGCGCTGTTCCCTTGATGGGTCTGGCAGCCGGCGGCGTCCTTCTTGGGGCGCTTGGCGGGCGCTTAGGGCGTCTCATCGGCGGTGCGGCGTGGATCGCCGGGGCGTTAGGCATCCGTGATCTGTTGGGGGCAACCGCTCACCCCATCCAACGATTGGTTGCCACCGGAGACAGCCAAAATGTGATCGCCACCATCCCGCCAAGTGGTGAGGTGAAACGGCGTTTGTTCTTGGTGGGACATTTAGACACCAATCAGGCACTCCCTTTGTTTCCCCCCACCCCCACCTACCTGATGAGACCCTTGAACACCGTCTCCCTTGCTGGCTCAATCCTCGGTGGGGCGCTCATGATTCGCTCGGCGCTGCGGCGGAAACCGCGCCTACCAAAATGGGTGTGGGTGGTGGGCGCATCGCTTGTACCTAATCTGTTCATCGTGAACAGCCCCGCCCCGCATATTGAAGGGGCAAACGACAACGCGACGGCGGTCAGTGTGCTGCTTGGTGTGGCGGCGGCGCTGCGCGAAGCTCCCCTTCAGCATACAGAAGTGACCCTTCTGTTCACAGGCTGCGAAGAAGTCGGCTGTTACGGACTTCAGGCATACCTCAAGGACTATGCTCCCTCGAAGCATCGCAGCTATTTCCTCGATTTAGAGATGGTTGGCGCGGGGAACATCGCTTATGTAACAAAACACGGCGTCAGCGCCTTCAACGACTATCGCCCCTCGCCAATCATGGCGGCGGCAGCCGGCAAAGCGGCACAGAAACACCCCACGCTCAATGTCTGTGGGCGGGACATGGTGATTGTTGAGGAAGTCGCGCCGCTCGTCCGCGAGGGGTATCATGCCTTGTGCATCGCTGGCTATAACGCCGAAGGCTACCTCCCCAATTGGCATCGGGAGACGGATCAACTGGATCGCATTGAGCCTGGGACGCTTGCCCGCGCCGCACAGTACACATGGGCGGTCATGGCTGAGATCGACACACTAAACGACTGA
- a CDS encoding acetyl ornithine aminotransferase family protein, translated as MGFTPGKKSRAILDRDQQVISPSYTRGYPFVMGRGRGAEVWDADGERFLDFTTGIAVTATGHSHPSVVKAIQDQAEKFLHMSGTDFYYETQVELAEKLSAIAPFGGEPAMVFFGNSGTEGIEAALKLARYHTKRPQYITFMGGFHGRTMGSLSLTGSKYVQRKGFFPTMPGVTHIPFADAFRPVLNMEGFTDYGERVIDYLENTVFRTIVPAQEVAAVLVESIQGEGGYVVPTPGFFPALRALCDKHGILLIIDEVQAGIGRTGKWWGIEHFDVHPDIIVSAKGLASGMPLGAMIARKSVMTWTPGAHASTFGGNPVCCAAALATLKLLEEGLIESAAQMGDYLMGKLTAMQARFPFIGQVRGKGLMIGLDFVTQPGMTTPDRDCRDAVVDAAFEERLLLLGAGQSALRIIPPLNISREHADEGLAILERVLTQVAHTYHPHLVREYGA; from the coding sequence ATGGGGTTCACACCCGGCAAAAAATCACGCGCTATCTTGGATCGGGATCAGCAGGTTATCTCCCCCTCGTACACACGGGGCTATCCGTTCGTCATGGGGCGCGGGCGTGGCGCGGAGGTTTGGGACGCCGACGGGGAACGTTTTCTTGACTTCACCACCGGAATCGCCGTCACCGCCACTGGACACAGCCACCCATCGGTGGTCAAGGCAATTCAGGACCAGGCGGAGAAATTTCTCCACATGTCGGGGACGGACTTTTATTACGAGACTCAGGTAGAGCTTGCCGAAAAACTGAGCGCCATTGCCCCCTTTGGCGGCGAACCGGCTATGGTGTTCTTTGGCAACAGCGGCACCGAAGGGATTGAGGCGGCGCTGAAACTTGCCCGTTACCACACCAAACGCCCCCAATACATCACCTTTATGGGCGGCTTTCACGGGCGGACGATGGGCAGCCTTAGCCTGACCGGAAGTAAATACGTCCAGCGTAAGGGTTTTTTCCCCACGATGCCGGGCGTCACCCATATTCCCTTTGCCGATGCCTTCCGCCCTGTGTTGAATATGGAGGGATTCACGGATTATGGGGAGCGCGTTATTGACTATCTTGAAAATACGGTCTTTCGCACGATTGTCCCCGCCCAGGAAGTCGCTGCCGTTTTGGTGGAGTCCATTCAGGGCGAGGGCGGCTATGTTGTCCCCACGCCGGGTTTCTTCCCCGCCCTTCGTGCCTTGTGTGATAAGCACGGTATTTTATTGATTATTGACGAAGTGCAGGCGGGCATTGGGCGGACGGGAAAATGGTGGGGCATTGAGCATTTCGATGTCCACCCCGACATCATCGTCAGCGCGAAGGGGCTTGCCAGCGGAATGCCGCTAGGGGCGATGATTGCCCGCAAAAGTGTCATGACCTGGACGCCCGGCGCTCATGCCAGCACCTTCGGGGGGAATCCGGTCTGTTGTGCGGCGGCGTTGGCAACCCTAAAACTGCTTGAGGAGGGGTTGATCGAAAGCGCCGCACAGATGGGCGATTACCTAATGGGGAAACTGACCGCGATGCAGGCTCGCTTTCCCTTCATTGGGCAGGTGCGCGGCAAGGGGCTGATGATTGGCTTGGATTTCGTGACACAGCCCGGGATGACGACCCCAGATCGGGATTGTCGTGATGCGGTGGTGGACGCCGCCTTCGAGGAACGCTTGCTGCTGCTAGGGGCAGGTCAGAGTGCGCTTCGGATCATCCCGCCGCTGAATATCAGCCGCGAACACGCCGACGAGGGGCTGGCGATCTTGGAGCGGGTGTTGACGCAGGTTGCCCACACCTACCATCCGCATCTCGTCCGCGAGTATGGGGCGTAG
- a CDS encoding glycosyltransferase family 4 protein yields MHIGIVTSWATDVIDGSGTAVFFNSFLGGLREQGVQVEVIAPNFDSTDYLTVTLQRFLFNAELRTDPRLRDMDVIIGFDYDGYALDAATRPPLIVSAHCLYADVVPWERDPIRTMVMAQGFYDQVNMERGDHVTVASAYGKQRIQELYGIPAEKITVIPHGFHHPSWFPYAEGESHQANDHPVILAVGKMFPRKRIELLLRAIPILQMAYPDVEVRIVGNGLEWDSLHELAATLKVEENLTWLSHLSDDRAFAREWQRADVFCHPSSQESFGYVYLEAMALGKPIVATNASAAPEVVGDAGLLVPPENPEALAEGILTFLNDTALRETYGQRGKERVRRFTEKAMIDGYLGLLNTLTHEPIG; encoded by the coding sequence ATGCATATTGGAATCGTGACCTCGTGGGCAACTGACGTGATTGACGGCAGTGGCACAGCTGTGTTTTTCAATAGTTTTCTTGGTGGGCTGCGCGAACAGGGCGTTCAGGTTGAGGTGATCGCCCCCAATTTTGACAGCACCGATTACCTCACGGTGACGCTCCAACGCTTTTTATTCAATGCCGAACTACGCACCGACCCACGTCTTCGGGATATGGATGTGATCATTGGCTTTGATTATGATGGCTACGCCCTTGACGCGGCAACGCGCCCGCCATTGATCGTCTCTGCCCACTGCCTGTACGCCGATGTCGTCCCCTGGGAGCGCGACCCGATACGGACCATGGTCATGGCGCAAGGGTTCTACGACCAAGTAAACATGGAACGTGGCGACCATGTGACCGTTGCCAGCGCCTATGGAAAACAGCGCATCCAAGAATTATACGGGATTCCAGCGGAAAAGATCACCGTGATCCCGCATGGCTTTCACCACCCCTCGTGGTTTCCCTATGCCGAAGGCGAATCTCACCAAGCAAACGATCATCCGGTGATCCTTGCTGTGGGGAAGATGTTCCCTCGGAAGCGGATTGAACTTTTGTTGCGGGCAATTCCCATCTTGCAGATGGCGTACCCTGATGTTGAGGTGCGTATTGTCGGGAACGGCTTGGAGTGGGATTCCCTCCACGAACTGGCAGCGACCTTGAAGGTCGAAGAGAACCTGACCTGGCTTTCCCACCTCAGCGATGATCGCGCCTTTGCCCGTGAGTGGCAAAGAGCGGATGTGTTCTGCCACCCTAGCAGCCAAGAGAGCTTTGGCTATGTCTATCTAGAAGCAATGGCGCTTGGCAAGCCCATTGTGGCGACGAACGCCAGTGCTGCCCCAGAGGTGGTGGGCGATGCTGGACTGCTTGTGCCGCCGGAAAACCCAGAGGCGTTGGCGGAGGGCATTCTAACCTTTTTGAACGATACCGCACTGCGGGAAACCTATGGGCAGCGCGGGAAAGAGCGCGTGCGGCGTTTTACAGAAAAGGCGATGATCGATGGCTATCTGGGGCTGCTGAATACGCTCACCCATGAGCCTATTGGATAG